Within Ictalurus furcatus strain D&B chromosome 3, Billie_1.0, whole genome shotgun sequence, the genomic segment GTACTTGTGCTGGTCGTTGAGCAGGGAGATCTTCACGATCGCACTGATGTCGTTCGAGCTGTCCAGTTTGGCCACAGGGCCCGTGCTGCTCTTCGATGCGCCCTGCGCGCGTTTGGACGGTAAAGCCCGGCGGTGTCTGGTGTCCGTCGACCCGCAGCACTTCTGCTGCTTGGCCAGCATCTGTTTTTCCAGGTTGCGCTTCTGAATGACGAGGATGGCCTCGGGGGTGAGGCTGAGGGAGAACTGCACCTCCTGCTCCAGCTCTTCTTTGCCGTAGGCGACGGCGCGCCGAGCCGCGGATTCCCCGGAGCTGGAGCGCGGAACGCTTTCGCACGAACCTCCCAGCGGTTTCGCGTTCAGCCACGAGCTTTTCACGTCCATGACGTCGAGGTTTGGAACTGAAAAGTCTGTTGGAAATTTGCTGGAGTACTGCTGcgctgctgctggtggtggtttACGTCCCAGCTGTCTCAGATTGGCACTAGGCCAGGACGTGGACAGTTTGTCCTTTTCCGTCTCCTTCTCCTCGCGCGGTTTAGGACTGAGCAAAGACTGAGGAGGGACAACACCACTCGTGCCGGGTTTCTTCTTCCTGAACAGATCTTTTCCCGGCGACGATATCCGCGAATGAAGGTTTATAGGTGGAAAAGGCATCTTACCAGCTGCGTTCAAGCCCGACAGCGCGTAtttatggaaaaaacaaaaccgcAGCGTTCAGCTAAGCAAATAACTAAGACCCGGCCATTCGGTGCATCAAGTCATAGGCTCCTTCTCCGCAGGTTTGAGCTTCACTGCCGGGGGAAGGAGGTTTCCTTTGGCTTTTATAGAGTCAAGGACGGGGGGCGTGGCCACAGCGCAAAGACAAGGCACGTGCCTGAAAGTGGGCGATGAgattccatcatcatcatcatgcgtTTTAAGCCTACCAAGCATTATACATCTTATTGTAGAAGTATTACAATGTAATATCCTAATGAATAAGTCAATTTAAACTTCAGACGTCAGACCCCCCCCTTAAGGACAGCCTCGAGTCCCCAATGCCACTATgaactataaataaaaatcaatatgcTTTCATACTTTTAGAAGAAACACTTACTGCATATCCATAAGGAATACACAACATCCATtacccgcccccccccccaaaaaaaaacaaaacaaaacaaaaaaacgcacTGTTTATACTCTCTAATCTCTAGAGATGTAAAGGACTAGCAGTGAGCAATTGTGAACTAGGCATTAAATGTATTGTAAATGTATAGTCTAATTTTGTGCTATTCGTGAATATtacatatctcagcaactgtgatataaataaactattgtttatttgtaattatatcTGACATTATATGCCCGAAGTAATTATTGATGCAATGGAAGGCAAAAGCAGGTATTAGACTGCTAATATGTTCAATAAAAGACACACAAGTATGAAATTACGTGCAATGCTAATCACAGAGTGTGCATTGGATGCTGGTCTTTGGTTAAGATGGTGTGCTCACATCTTTACCAAACTGTGAAtgctagggttttttttttttttttttggcctaaAGGCATGAACTGAGGATAGAAAAATAAATCCCACCAACAGTTGAATGCTGCATCCCATCTTCATACCATGTTGTACAGGAGGTGCTGGTGGAGGAGGGTCGCTCGATATGGAGCCCGCTACACATGGTCACCATGGCAACCACAGCTGTGCAGTCTCAGCGCATCAGCCTAAAGCAAGtcgaaaacaaaaaacatagcGAGCTGTGTAGGGTTATTAGGTCAGATTCTGACAGTATAGTGGAGGACAACGTTGTAACTGAGTACATGGAGGGGGAAAAGGGATGTTATTTAATctaaagaagaggaaaaaacaggGAATAGTGCATGAAAGCATATTAGCTAATCTCCTTTGTGTATGGAATGGTGCAGAGTGAGTGGCAGCTGATGTAGTGTGAACAAACATCTGGCATCAAATCATTCGGTTATACATGACTTGTAGTAGTCTGCCTCATGAATATACATCTCTGATCTGAACAAAGACATAGAAAAACTTGTTAACCAATGCATTATGGAACAAATTCATCATGCATTcgtcttcagtaaccgctttatacTGGTCAGTCATGGTGGATCCAAAGCCAGGAACATACAGGCAGGGGCAGGGACAGGGACagacgcacacacgcacaagggcaatttagtgtagacAGTCCACcttctggcatgtttttgggagctgggaggaaaccggagaacccagaggaaacccacacagcaCCCACACTACCGGAGCTGTGAGGCACCAATAAGGAACAagtatgaggggaaaaaaaaccaaatgaCTGACATCAAAAAGATAGAGAATAATTGTGTTTATTACAAGAAGTGTAATTTAATGTACAAATTAAGACAGAAATAAGGCACAGTTTTGGCACTTCCAACAGCAGTTTCTCACCACAAACacttaaatatttgaaatatttgttcTTTCAGGGCACATACCTTTCACTCACCCAGAATATACAAATTATAATGctgcaaacatttaaaaaaaacaaacaaaaaaaaacaaaaggaatcTAAAAATGTAAAGCTTTATTTTAATGGCAAATATGTAATCCGGAGGAtgtctgatgtatttcaaagtataatgtataatgctGGCTTGCATAAACGAAATGAAAATCTttgcaataaaatattttacatatactATGTATATTCTGAATGCATATATTTTTGTTGGACATTACATGGATTGCTGAGAACAGCAGCTTTAgctcaaacaggaagtgaagcacTTTATGACCGCGTCCCTGTAGGAAGAGAAGACACAAAATAGCATTACTTCTGGTAGCCTGAATACGACATTTGAATTTCAAGGTGGTGCAATATTCAAAAACTATTTAagaaacttttaaaaacagacagatCACAATATGCAAAATTCATCATCGCATTTAGCAGTGGGAGGAAATGCAAACCTGCTGCGAGTTGCTTATTCACTTGTGTCCTCTATCTCACAGCTGTTTGTATTGGACTAGCTTTATTCTTAGCCGCGGATGGGCGGATCTGTTGCTTATTTCGGTCTGTTTTGGCGGGAAAGGACCGACGCACCCCCCTGGCATCAGGTACGTGGCTGAGGGATGATGTAACCCACACGGTCTCTATGGCAACCGCAGAATGAGGTCACGGCGCCTCCTTATCCTCATCTTCCCCCACCccctctttcagtctctctctctctctctttttctctcgaTTAACGTGTTGCTATGCAGACTATATCACAGTTCTACATTCGGGAGGAGGTGTGAAGAGATGTCAAGGTTAAAAGGAAGTGGGGAGAGGAACGAGGAGGGGCTCTCGGTGACTCCATCCCTTCATAGCCTTGAAAGGCATGTTCAAAGACTCCTCCTGCACTCCTGCACGTCAAACCTACACAAATCTCACTACTCTGATCAAGCACTAAACTAGTTGTCTAACCAGAGGGTTGAATACAGAGTGCTGGGGAAGTAAAATCCCATTGCAGGCACACATCATAACAGGATGGAAAGAAAGGCATGCCATGGAGCAAGTACTGATGCTACCAGTACAGTCACAAGAGGGTGGGGATGACAAGAAACATCGTACTCCGTAAGAAAGCGGCTCCAAACACAGCGCCGGCTCATGCAGCTCCAGTGTCCGCTAATCCAATAACAAGCCAATGAAAAGGTCTTAACTGAAAGGCTTTGCGCTGGCCATCAACTGTACATGGTTTGGGAAgcgtgtgttttatttctaaccaacacagcaacaacaaaagagCACAGAAGCACTATGCTGAacaaaacatcatcatcacaagACAAACCAGCCACTCTCTTTTCCAGCCACTCATTCATATTCTGCTCCCATGTCAGATGGCACTTGGGTTCACACAGCTTCTAAGATGTCTGGCTCACAGATGCTGGAGAGCATTTTAGATCTGGTGCATTCTAGATGCTGCTAAGAATATATCATAGCATGGGAATTACTCTTTAAGCGCAAGtgcctgaaaaataaaaagaggacGCTGACTCTCAACAACCATACAGCTAATAATACTTATAAACGTCACATGGTTGAATCACAAGAAGCAGCACATCCACTGCACTTTCTCTGCAGCACTTGgactttaaaaaaaccccaaaaaactattttaacacacactaaaAGGAGTGGCTCATTAAGTTTGCTGACCTACATTTTATCTCAGTTTACATTTTGAACACACTGATGTGGAATATCTTGAAAGCTGTTAACATATCTTGACCTTTTAGAAGGCCTGGTGTGATGCGTTTATTCCCCCTCATGATCCACCCATTGGAAATCAAAGCATAACATGTTGATTATGCTGGTTATTAAaagtccttcctgtctcccaaAGTTCAATCCCTGgtaaaaattatggaatcaccacacttacaGGGTGTAcacccgttttttttttttttttttgcttcatagcgaataaacaaagcacagatatgacacaaagcactttgtttaatagctgaacaatttttttttttttttttagaaagcaaaGCAGAACGGTTCACACGGCATCAAGACTAGGCGTGTGCATCGGGACTGGGATCCTGCAAGATGCAACAAAAAGTGTTGCAAGTGAGGAGTATTTTAGTTTCATGCAGGCAAGTGGTCAGATTTTGCAAAATAAAGATAGAGCACCGTTATTAATATGGATGTGAATGGTGCATTTACAGTGTTCCTACATTCATCCTTAGTatcttcctggtcagggtcacagtggtttaaatgactaGTTTGTTTAGGCCTATACTGTGGGAAAGAGACGCAACTcaatttgttagaaaatgtgCTAGCGGAGTAAAACTGTCTCTATTTCAAaagccaaaccaaaccaaacaaacaaacaaacaaacaaaccccttCTGATTTAGGTCATAGtgactttgggtttaaatctgcATACATATACAGATATAGGTTGCTGTCTCCTAACTTGACAGCCACATATGGAGCATAACTAAGGAGCCAGTTGTCTAATGTAATTTCACAGGTATATAGGCTTGTGTGTTCAAAACACACAAGCAGGGAATGTCCACAGCTGGATGAGCTCCCAGAATAGCCAAGATGGCTTTCTGACTTCTGTATtaaggaaataaacaaatagccttatggggggggggtcaaGTAAGGAGCAGCGAGAggacacaaaacaacaaacaccaccaccacccccccccaaaaaaaacagagcCATTTGCATGGTGCAGACACCCCATCATGCTCCATGAGAGGATTATTGCCATATGGTCAGGGACAGCAGAACAGCCGTGGgtaaataacatgttttcattcagttacCCAGACAGAACAAACCACCCAGCTTGAGCAGGAGAGGTTACACATTGACATTTGGAGGAATTCTGCAGTCTGGGTTGGAATTAAGTACCGATATCTGATCTCGTCTGCCAACTGTCACATATTGCAGCACAGACCTACCTGGCAAATGTGGAATAAGAAGCAGGCTGAAGTGTGTGTAGAATTAGAAATATAAACACTGCGCTAAGAGATATAAAGGTAATTCTCAGGCCTGAGCTGCCACTTATCTGCAATTTGAAAACTACTGATTGACAACAGGGggcaaatatttatataatagtcAATTTTGTTTTAAGCCAAAAGGCACCTAGACACAAAAGCATATGTATAGCATTGAAAGAATTGTTCCAGCTTACCGAGCAAAAGGAATGTATGAGATGCtgtacctaaaaaaaaaaagaagaaaaagagaagatgaTGCATTTTCTACAATTTAACATTAAGGGAAAGATATTCAGCACATGgctataatacatatatatagcaTTATATAATTCTATAATACAAATAAACTGAGATGGAGATAACCAAATAAGAAACAATCAATTACATCATTAATATGATAACAATGCTTAGTGGTTCATAATCTATTCAAGGCTTTCCAATGAATGGGATGACTTAAGGTTACAGGCTTAAATAGGCCCAAAAGTAAGCAGTTCAAAACACCATAACAGCAGGCCTGATGCAGGGCTTCTTGAACGTTTTGCAACCAGAGACACCTTCTACAATAACGTGATTTCCAAGGACTCATTTGCGATCACAGCACAGACCGAATCTTAAGAGCATACAACACAAAATACGGAACCGTAAggcacaaatataaataaataacattgtaCGAATTAATTCAAGCCAGTAGAGATTTGAAACCCTTTACATCATattaacagcacttcctggttgtACTAAAATTGCAGTTATAAAAGGTAATATCACTTATAACTATGATAACttaataattatcattaaaaaaaaaatacaaaagaactCAATGTTTCAACATAGACATTTAAGGAGACTATGAATCAGTTAAATATTTTCAAAGAACCGTTCAAGTGTTATCTAATGCAGTGCATGCTAGATAGTATATTAACAGACTGTGCTATCCAGGCATGTATGGAATCTCACTGCCACACATGAGCAGACTCGAGGCTTGTACCCTCTTTCTTATGAAATGGCACATCTCTGTGCGAGTGTGAGGTCGGTGTTGGcacaagcatgtgtgtgtgtgtgagcaaggaGCAGTTGCCAGGGTGATGGCACTTGTCTGCTAGCCTGATATGACTCAGGATGTGGAGGAAGAGAACGTATCGTCAGTGATGATGACAATTGCACTAAGGATTTGTCTTGGCCAGTGACGTGTGTACAGGTCCCCACACACGCATGCTGAGGGTGAGGAATGCAAATAAAGTTAGTCATTTGTCTCTCATGCTCCAGCAGGCTGTGGTGTGACTGCAGccagcagaaagggtcaggatatACCAACCGAGATTAGCTTTATTCCCAAGCCTAACAGGAGCCTAGTTTAACTGGGTACAGTTTAttagacacccccccccccaaaattaaCAATGGCAAAAAGAACGCTCTGTATGGACAAAGACGACAACGAGGACAATCCTTAGTCCTGTCTACTGTACAGACATCTTCTCACCTACATTAGCCATACAATCAAATCAGCAGCAGTGCAGCTAGCCAGTGAACACACCccttcatatttatttaaagtaagaTGGGTAAAATGGTCTAACTGTAGATTTGGAGACTTGGTGACCCAAAAATACTACAACCTTCTGCAAACTGTCATTGGAGAATTTTCTGCCTTATTATCCACCCTCTTACCTGTGAACTTTTCCCATTCAGGTTCATCACAACTCTGGTTCTTTTAAACCTCTTAATTATATCCTTAACAGTGGATTCGGCTATTTTCAGTCAtgtagctatttatttatttttaacgttaaaaaaaatgtgtcttaTTTCATTTGTCTATTTTCCCTATCTTCCTCATGTTGACGAATGACTAAGGGAAATTGGCCTTTGTGTCACGTCATATTTATACTCCAGTGAAACAGAGTGACTACTTAAGAGTAAAAAATAGTTTATACTTTAGAATATAAttagattatattataattatatattataattacaatTAGTTAGATTTCTCAAACCTTTCTCATTTTCAGTGTGGGATTAAGCTAAATAAACagacatttttcataacctttaagtttaaaaaaacctcagcaaaacaaacaaacaaacaacaataaaataaaaacatccgtacccagggtgccaataatttgaGATCACCGTTCAATTACACCACTGCTTAAAGAGCTTTTTTTGGCTGTATATTTTAGATAGCAATAGGCAGCACCAGTCGAACCTgttatgtgtgtgcatttatgcTGTTTTGGGCATGCTCTGCCTATCCTGTCCCTCACCCTGGATTATTTTTAGTTTCATTTGCTTGATTTCCTGTTGCCTATATGAACAGCATGCGGTTAATAGCAACCTTTCTGGCTTAATTAAAGCTGAATCAGGCACAGTTAGCCGCAGGAGCTTGCAGATGGCAGTGGTCCAGACAGAAAAAGGAAGTCAACGCCAGGTTGATTTGGAGCTGCAGGGCACACTGTGGCTGAATGTGACTTTACTCCCTAACTGGATAGTGCAGGCTCAGCTGACACATGCACAAGAACACGTGTGCACATTTTGAGGAAAACTCCTCACTTCTTGCAGAGTCACAGTTACGTT encodes:
- the prr18 gene encoding proline-rich protein 18 gives rise to the protein MPFPPINLHSRISSPGKDLFRKKKPGTSGVVPPQSLLSPKPREEKETEKDKLSTSWPSANLRQLGRKPPPAAAQQYSSKFPTDFSVPNLDVMDVKSSWLNAKPLGGSCESVPRSSSGESAARRAVAYGKEELEQEVQFSLSLTPEAILVIQKRNLEKQMLAKQQKCCGSTDTRHRRALPSKRAQGASKSSTGPVAKLDSSNDISAIVKISLLNDQHKYDDVEYEEEDGDVDETVMRKCKEWLKGVESAAAFSKVDKLSALPHLKSC